A region of Myxococcus stipitatus DSM 14675 DNA encodes the following proteins:
- the acs gene encoding acetate--CoA ligase, producing the protein MTVAKDSFVAPKEHFSRASHVRSLEDYQRLYRQSLEAPEAFWGVQAQRLTWFHPPDSVREMNAEQVDFSWFGGGKLNVAYNCVDRHARERPGKTAILWAKNEPGEYQAITFRELQHHVGRMANVLKAHGVRKGDRVCVYLPMIPELAYTMLACARIGAVHSVVFAGFSAESLRERILDSGAKVLVTANEGPRGPKSVPTKAIADEAVEGLTQVTSVLVAQRTPREVPMVEGRDFWLNAEMARHRGVCPAEWMDAEDPLFILYTSGSTGKPKGVLHTTGGYLVYAATTHHYVFDVRPDDIHFCTADLGWVTGHSYLLYGPLANGTTTVLFESTPSYPDAGRLWKVVDDVKATVLYTAPTALRALIKEGDAWVKKSSRKSLRLLGSVGEPINPEVWRWYHDVVGEGRCPVVDTWWQTETGGILISPLPGATPCKPGSATLPFFGVEPVLMDDEGRVIEGNGVSGNLCLARSWPGQARTLYGHHQRFVETYYSRFPHLYFTGDGCRRDEDGYYWITGRVDDVLNVSGHRLGTAEVESALVAHEAVAEAAVVGFPHDIKGTGVCAFVTVKPDWLETSTEQMVGALKEQVRHVIGPIATPDRVVVVNGLPKTRSGKILRRMLRKIASGETESLGDTTTLADPAVLDELLEKSLPLRAKS; encoded by the coding sequence ATGACTGTCGCGAAGGATTCGTTCGTTGCGCCCAAGGAGCACTTCTCCCGCGCCTCCCATGTCCGGAGCCTGGAGGACTACCAGCGCCTCTATCGCCAGAGCCTGGAGGCCCCCGAGGCCTTCTGGGGCGTGCAGGCGCAGCGCCTCACCTGGTTCCATCCTCCGGACTCGGTGCGGGAGATGAACGCCGAGCAGGTGGACTTCTCCTGGTTCGGTGGAGGCAAGCTCAACGTCGCCTACAACTGCGTGGACCGCCACGCCCGCGAGCGCCCTGGAAAGACCGCCATCCTCTGGGCGAAGAACGAGCCGGGCGAGTACCAGGCCATCACCTTCCGCGAGCTCCAGCACCACGTCGGCCGCATGGCCAACGTGCTCAAGGCCCACGGGGTCCGCAAGGGGGACCGCGTCTGTGTCTACCTGCCCATGATTCCGGAGCTGGCGTACACGATGCTCGCGTGCGCGCGCATCGGCGCGGTGCACTCGGTGGTGTTCGCGGGCTTCTCCGCGGAGTCGCTGCGCGAGCGCATCCTCGACTCGGGCGCGAAGGTGCTGGTCACCGCCAACGAGGGGCCCCGAGGCCCCAAGAGCGTGCCCACCAAGGCCATCGCCGACGAGGCCGTGGAGGGACTCACGCAGGTGACGTCCGTGCTGGTGGCCCAGCGCACCCCGCGCGAGGTCCCCATGGTGGAGGGCCGCGACTTCTGGCTCAACGCGGAGATGGCGCGCCACCGAGGCGTCTGCCCCGCCGAGTGGATGGACGCGGAGGACCCGCTCTTCATCCTCTACACCTCCGGCTCCACCGGGAAGCCCAAGGGCGTGCTGCACACCACGGGCGGCTACCTGGTCTACGCGGCGACGACGCACCACTACGTCTTCGACGTGCGCCCGGACGACATCCACTTCTGCACCGCGGACCTGGGCTGGGTGACGGGCCACAGCTACCTGCTCTACGGGCCGCTCGCCAACGGCACCACCACCGTCCTCTTCGAGTCCACGCCCTCGTATCCCGACGCGGGCCGGCTCTGGAAGGTGGTGGACGACGTGAAGGCCACGGTCCTCTACACCGCGCCCACCGCGCTGCGCGCGCTCATCAAGGAGGGCGACGCGTGGGTGAAGAAGTCCTCGCGCAAGTCGCTGCGCCTGCTCGGCAGCGTGGGAGAGCCCATCAACCCGGAGGTGTGGCGCTGGTACCACGACGTGGTGGGCGAGGGCCGCTGCCCCGTCGTCGACACGTGGTGGCAGACGGAGACGGGCGGCATCCTCATCTCGCCGCTGCCCGGGGCCACGCCGTGCAAGCCGGGCTCCGCCACCCTGCCCTTCTTCGGCGTGGAGCCCGTGCTGATGGATGACGAGGGGCGGGTCATCGAGGGCAACGGCGTCAGCGGCAACCTGTGTCTGGCGCGCTCATGGCCGGGCCAGGCCCGCACGCTGTACGGCCACCACCAGCGGTTCGTGGAGACGTACTACTCGCGCTTCCCTCACCTGTACTTCACCGGCGACGGCTGCCGCCGCGACGAGGATGGCTACTATTGGATTACCGGCCGCGTCGACGACGTCCTCAACGTGTCCGGCCACCGGCTGGGCACCGCGGAGGTGGAGAGCGCGCTCGTCGCTCACGAAGCCGTGGCCGAGGCCGCCGTGGTGGGCTTCCCCCACGACATCAAGGGCACGGGCGTCTGCGCCTTCGTCACCGTGAAGCCGGACTGGCTGGAGACCTCCACCGAGCAGATGGTGGGCGCGCTCAAGGAGCAGGTGCGCCACGTCATCGGCCCCATCGCGACCCCGGACCGGGTGGTGGTGGTCAACGGCCTGCCCAAGACGCGCTCCGGGAAGATCCTGCGCCGCATGCTGCGCAAGATTGCCTCCGGCGAGACGGAGAGCCTGGGCGACACCACCACCCTGGCCGACCCCGCCGTGCTCGACGAGCTGCTCGAGAAGTCGCTCCCCCTCCGCGCGAAGTCCTGA
- a CDS encoding DUF485 domain-containing protein, with the protein MSEPSRNDALEALAASRWRVAAALTVATLVAYFGFILLVAFNKPLMGQQLVPGLSVGIVLGAVVIVTAWALTGIYMLWANGKYDRALSQLRR; encoded by the coding sequence ATGTCCGAGCCCTCTCGAAACGACGCCCTGGAAGCCCTCGCCGCCTCACGCTGGCGCGTGGCCGCCGCGCTCACCGTGGCCACGCTGGTGGCCTACTTCGGCTTCATCCTGCTCGTCGCATTCAACAAGCCGCTGATGGGCCAGCAGCTCGTCCCCGGCCTGTCGGTGGGCATCGTCCTGGGGGCCGTGGTCATCGTCACCGCCTGGGCGCTGACGGGCATCTACATGCTCTGGGCCAACGGCAAGTACGACCGGGCCCTGAGCCAACTGCGCCGCTGA